One region of Trueperaceae bacterium genomic DNA includes:
- a CDS encoding 4a-hydroxytetrahydrobiopterin dehydratase, producing the protein MPERLSRDALAAALTDLPTWREENDALLRRFTFDDFGAALGFLVRVGVAAEKADHHPELANVYNRVDVRLTTHDAGGLTEKDVDLANAIDAIAASAGARD; encoded by the coding sequence ATGCCCGAACGATTGAGCCGCGATGCGCTCGCGGCCGCCCTGACCGACCTACCGACCTGGCGCGAGGAGAACGATGCGCTCCTGCGCCGCTTCACCTTCGACGACTTCGGTGCCGCCCTCGGGTTCCTGGTCCGGGTCGGGGTCGCGGCGGAGAAGGCCGACCACCACCCGGAGCTCGCGAACGTCTACAACCGGGTCGACGTGCGCCTGACGACGCACGACGCGGGAGGCCTCACGGAGAAGGACGTCGACCTCGCGAACGCGATCGACGCCATCGCCGCCAGCGCCGGCGCGCGCGACTGA
- a CDS encoding Ig domain-containing protein — translation MTPPTRTWRRPGRPAAAAWLAAALAALAVVVAACADDAPLPGDPLRIASNDLPDAVVGEAYRADVVAVGGLRPYRVDLEEGALPPGLSLQDGVVVGTPDRLGAYEFTVVVTDGNLASTFQTYEIRVRDVPVPTFELTVPDTEVRGETVLRARIADARTWQGARVRLRWDDDTVTIDPDAVERSLRDGAAFVEGGDGRLAVDVVAWGDGVDGDAELFRVPADASSTTLLGFDLEVELLYADRHTFVSRRVGASADDVRERTESPTDADASNVARDDDGEGTP, via the coding sequence ATGACCCCGCCGACGCGAACCTGGAGGCGCCCCGGGCGCCCAGCCGCCGCGGCGTGGCTCGCGGCCGCGCTCGCTGCGCTCGCCGTCGTGGTGGCGGCCTGCGCCGACGACGCGCCGCTGCCCGGCGACCCGTTGCGCATCGCCAGCAACGACCTGCCCGACGCGGTGGTCGGGGAGGCCTACCGCGCCGACGTCGTCGCGGTCGGGGGCCTCCGGCCGTACCGCGTCGACCTCGAGGAGGGTGCGCTGCCGCCCGGGTTGTCGCTGCAGGACGGCGTGGTCGTCGGGACGCCCGACCGGCTCGGCGCCTACGAATTCACCGTCGTCGTGACCGACGGGAACCTGGCGTCGACCTTCCAAACGTACGAGATCCGGGTCCGCGACGTGCCCGTCCCCACCTTCGAACTGACGGTCCCCGACACCGAGGTGCGGGGCGAAACGGTCCTGCGCGCCCGCATCGCCGACGCCCGCACCTGGCAGGGGGCGCGCGTCCGCCTGCGGTGGGACGACGACACCGTGACGATCGATCCCGACGCGGTGGAGCGCTCGCTGCGGGACGGCGCGGCGTTCGTCGAGGGGGGCGACGGCCGGCTCGCGGTCGACGTCGTCGCGTGGGGGGACGGCGTCGACGGTGACGCGGAACTGTTCCGCGTGCCTGCCGACGCGTCCTCGACGACGCTGCTCGGCTTCGATCTCGAGGTGGAACTGCTGTACGCCGACCGCCACACGTTCGTCAGCCGTCGCGTGGGCGCCAGCGCCGACGACGTCCGGGAGCGGACCGAAAGCCCGACCGATGCCGACGCGTCGAACGTCGCGCGGGACGACGACGGGGAGGGCACGCCGTGA